One Anthonomus grandis grandis chromosome 15, icAntGran1.3, whole genome shotgun sequence DNA segment encodes these proteins:
- the LOC126745131 gene encoding uncharacterized protein LOC126745131, which translates to MSNEGSGSQSEDSSNSSSSQVSSFHDGVDLTLFGSSEATFARSGTVVRRGTAPFRKDRVESTSSTEDDECTPAEKYRREPQYRHSLAAISERRSARNSLSNESGKTYRACQSMEATSELSEYLKRTLERKMTRNVSPASSSYLSWIESVNSEHFSSAISSESGQDADSKVGEWNNFWLNYSTARLRHLSTEETFGSEIRSDPEENSDDHKSDDSNPKDSTDKNSLECVTLTIEEMQETIRCSQRITEILQTALRRSDTEEGSNESYYSQQHSNKNSAPSDEVPAITILNNRERSISCVETQRQKMMLKPAVQQQSSSTSCIDAILNNSVTDIFRKVIARRREVTSSETDNRSVSRSSFSEWSGR; encoded by the exons ATGTCGAACGAGGGAAGTGGATCGCAATCGGAAGATTCCTCGAACAGTTCGTCCAGTCAAGTATCCAGTTTTCACGATGGGGTGGATTTGACGCTGTTCGGTAGTTCGGAAGCGACTTTTGCACGTAGTGGTACCGTGGTACGTAGAGGAACCGCGCCGTTTAGGAAAGATCGGGTCGAGTCAACTAGTAGTACTGAAGATG atGAATGTACGCCGGCTGAAAAATACCGAAGGGAACCCCAATACCGACACAGTTTGGCAGCAATATCGGAAAGACGGAGTGCAAGGAATTCGCTATCGAACGAATCCGGGAAAACTTACAG AGCTTGCCAGTCGATGGAGGCCACCTCGGAACTTTCGGAATATTTGAAGCGAACTCTGGAACGAAAAATGACACGCAACGTTTCGCCCGCCAGTTCGAGCTACCTAAGCTGGATCGAGAGTGTCAATAGTGAACATTTTAGTAGCGCTATATCCTCGGAATCTG GTCAAGACGCCGACAGTAAAGTGGGAGAGTGGAATAACTTTTGGTTAAATTACAGCACGGCCCGTCTAAGGCATTTATCGACTGAAGAAACTTTTGGTTCGGAAATACGTTCGGATCCAGAAGAGAATTCGGACGATCATAAGAGCGATGACAGTAATCCAAAAGATTCGACCGATAAGAACTCTTTGGAATGTGTAACGTTAACAATAGAGGAG ATGCAAGAAACTATAAGATGTTCGCAAAGGATAACAGAAATCTTACAAACGGCACTGAGGAGGTCAGATACGGAGGAGGGTTCGAATGAATCGTACTATTCCCAACAGCACTCaaataaa AATTCCGCGCCATCAGACGAAGTACCAGCGATCACGATCCTAAACAATCGGGAACGTTCTATATCCTGTGTCGAAACGCAACGTCAAAAAATGATGCTTAAACCAGCCGTACAACAGCAGTCTTCTAGTACTAGTTGCATAGatgctattttaaataatagcgTCACTGATATCTTTAGGAAAGTTATTGCCAGAAGAAGAGAAGTCACTTCGTCTGAGACCGATAATCGGTCTGTATCTAGGAGTAGTTTTTCGGAATGGAGTGGACGATAG